A genomic segment from Deltaproteobacteria bacterium encodes:
- a CDS encoding thiol-disulfide oxidoreductase DCC family protein — MTEMSPEKPVILFDGVCNLCNSSVNFVIDRDPQGTIYFAPLQSEYARKLLEKHQIGMELNTIVLLEDGKVYDRSTAALRIARLLNGPWPLLYASIVIPRFIRDGVYRWIARNRYRWFGKTQACRVPTPELQARFLA, encoded by the coding sequence ATGACGGAAATGAGTCCTGAAAAACCGGTGATTTTGTTCGATGGTGTTTGCAACCTATGCAACTCCTCCGTGAACTTTGTGATCGATCGAGATCCTCAGGGGACCATCTATTTTGCACCTCTACAGTCTGAATATGCTCGTAAGCTCTTAGAGAAGCATCAAATAGGCATGGAGCTTAACACGATCGTGCTTTTGGAAGATGGTAAGGTTTACGACCGTTCAACCGCGGCCTTGCGAATCGCCCGGTTACTTAATGGCCCGTGGCCTTTGCTTTACGCGAGTATCGTGATTCCACGCTTTATTCGCGATGGTGTTTACCGTTGGATAGCTAGAAATCGCTACAGGTGGTTTGGGAAAACGCAGGCATGCCGCGTCCCCACTCCAGAACTTCAAGCCCGCTTTCTGGCCTGA